In one window of Fictibacillus phosphorivorans DNA:
- a CDS encoding DNA-3-methyladenine glycosylase family protein — protein MKFDIKPKPPFDFQKMMQRLTVTGKTHVLKLNEQFTEYEKIIRIERVSCFVKVVSSGTVTAPILNCQAIPLNGQVSEAAVKKKVKQLFSTEVDLSPLYEHFAEHDKLVHVLQRFKGLKLLTDTDLFESIVKIIIGQQVNLTFAGTLTERLIELAGEKVEVEGSAFQIFPTSTAVAKLKYEDLRALQFSQRKAEYIIDLAKLISEGTVDFESLWEMSDEEVIQTLLPIRGIGKWTIECLLIFGMGRTDVLPAADIGLRNAIRQVWTLAEQPSEEEVRKLAMDWTPWRTYITYYLWESLNQTPAVVDHT, from the coding sequence ATGAAGTTTGATATAAAACCGAAACCACCGTTCGATTTTCAAAAGATGATGCAACGACTCACAGTCACAGGAAAAACGCATGTCTTGAAACTCAATGAACAATTCACAGAATATGAAAAAATTATCAGGATAGAAAGAGTTTCTTGCTTTGTAAAAGTAGTATCGAGTGGAACGGTTACAGCCCCTATTCTAAACTGTCAGGCAATACCTTTAAATGGGCAAGTATCTGAAGCGGCCGTCAAGAAAAAAGTAAAACAATTATTCTCAACAGAAGTCGATCTCTCACCTCTTTATGAACACTTTGCCGAACACGACAAATTGGTTCACGTACTACAACGTTTTAAAGGATTAAAACTTCTTACAGACACGGACCTGTTTGAATCTATTGTGAAAATTATTATCGGTCAACAAGTAAATTTAACTTTTGCTGGAACCTTAACCGAACGCCTGATCGAGCTTGCTGGCGAAAAAGTGGAGGTAGAGGGAAGTGCATTTCAAATCTTTCCAACTTCAACAGCTGTTGCAAAGCTCAAGTATGAAGACCTTCGCGCGCTTCAATTCAGTCAGAGGAAAGCAGAATATATCATCGATCTGGCAAAGCTGATCTCCGAAGGAACCGTAGATTTTGAGAGCTTATGGGAGATGTCGGATGAAGAAGTGATACAAACGCTGTTGCCAATTAGAGGAATAGGAAAATGGACGATCGAATGCCTTTTAATCTTTGGTATGGGAAGAACAGATGTACTTCCTGCTGCAGATATTGGATTAAGAAATGCCATACGTCAAGTTTGGACGCTAGCAGAGCAACCATCAGAAGAAGAAGTAAGGAAGCTTGCTATGGATTGGACACCATGGCGTACATATATCACATATTATCTATGGGAGAGTTTAAATCAGACTCCAGCTGTCGTCGATCATACTTAA
- a CDS encoding ATP-grasp domain-containing protein, which translates to MTKKIYVIHENSEWTAPLFQRFEELGLPYEDWHMKKGHIDLTEAPPQGIFYNRMSASSHTRGHRYAPEYTSAVLSWLESYDRKVFNDSRALQLEISKVKQYSALKAFHIPVPRTVAAYGKDELLHAATKFNGPFITKHNRAGKGLGVQLFQTQTALESYVHSENFDESIDGITLLQDYIEAPEPYIVRCEFIGGKFLYAVQVNTSDGFELCPADACQIGDQFCPITDQPGTPTPKFKILKDFVLPQQESYEAFLDANGITFAGIEIITDKSGNVYAYDVNTNTNYNRDAEVEANIYGMKAIAEFLGKEL; encoded by the coding sequence ATGACAAAAAAAATATATGTGATTCACGAAAATAGCGAATGGACGGCACCGTTATTCCAACGTTTTGAAGAGCTTGGTCTCCCTTATGAAGATTGGCACATGAAAAAAGGACACATAGATCTGACAGAGGCTCCACCACAAGGCATCTTCTATAATAGAATGAGTGCCTCGTCTCATACGAGAGGACACAGATATGCGCCTGAATATACGTCAGCAGTACTGTCCTGGCTTGAGAGTTATGATCGAAAAGTATTTAACGACTCAAGAGCGCTTCAGCTCGAGATCAGTAAAGTTAAACAATACAGCGCATTAAAAGCATTTCATATACCTGTTCCCCGAACGGTTGCAGCTTACGGAAAAGATGAACTGCTACACGCTGCTACGAAATTTAACGGCCCTTTCATCACGAAACACAATCGGGCGGGTAAAGGTCTAGGTGTTCAATTGTTTCAAACGCAGACTGCACTAGAGTCTTATGTACATTCGGAAAATTTTGATGAATCCATTGACGGAATCACACTTCTACAAGATTATATAGAAGCTCCAGAACCATATATCGTGCGTTGCGAATTTATTGGTGGCAAGTTTCTATATGCGGTTCAAGTGAATACTTCTGATGGATTTGAACTGTGTCCGGCTGATGCTTGCCAGATTGGTGATCAGTTCTGTCCGATTACAGACCAACCAGGGACTCCAACACCAAAGTTTAAGATTCTTAAAGACTTTGTTCTACCTCAACAAGAAAGTTATGAAGCGTTCTTAGACGCAAACGGGATTACGTTTGCCGGCATTGAGATCATTACGGACAAAAGTGGAAACGTATATGCCTACGATGTAAATACGAATACGAACTATAACCGTGATGCTGAAGTAGAAGCAAATATATATGGCATGAAGGCGATCGCGGAGTTTCTTGGTAAAGAATTATAA
- a CDS encoding DUF4129 domain-containing protein translates to MLKKNQQFSLYGLNLTFDAMLVFMIMTIFTAGATWLDFVWFVVNLLPLIAISGALYLFKPNLSKITLVCFVILSSVLFWYMTSSIILSILVSIVLMWRSAENWNDPFKTDLELIFGIGAVLTLILSLFFKDGYTVIYGAVWTQFLLMLLIKMTLHYCKNTSMRIVMKDFAVPLTLVGLSGVILAILGPLKLLLYWILDGVFFILYYVLAVPLWKLVSLLPPLIQWIKKLFNIQEGGKVKLGNKTEEVLEQRPETLAESPVLLYTTIAILIIIVVFFLWKKRNVFNNQSNLLLNGNISVLDDSFANQQSVGKKRWLQSKDRTRKKFLQFEKLMDKKGFGREPGESASNWFMRLDLFGKEADSVLDAYEKVRYGEESISDTEYKQYVDALKNFEKSEHLKKPK, encoded by the coding sequence ATGTTAAAGAAAAATCAGCAGTTTTCTCTTTATGGATTGAACCTAACCTTTGATGCTATGCTTGTTTTTATGATCATGACTATTTTTACAGCCGGGGCAACTTGGCTTGATTTCGTATGGTTCGTTGTAAACCTATTACCACTTATCGCAATTAGCGGGGCTTTATACCTTTTCAAACCTAACTTAAGTAAGATCACACTTGTCTGTTTTGTGATTCTATCTTCTGTTCTGTTTTGGTATATGACTTCTTCTATCATATTATCCATACTAGTCTCGATCGTACTTATGTGGAGAAGTGCAGAAAATTGGAATGATCCTTTCAAGACGGATCTAGAACTAATCTTTGGGATTGGCGCCGTTTTGACATTGATTCTTTCGCTCTTTTTTAAAGATGGCTACACGGTCATATATGGAGCTGTCTGGACACAATTCTTGCTTATGTTACTCATTAAAATGACTTTACATTATTGTAAGAACACGTCTATGCGTATCGTTATGAAGGATTTCGCTGTTCCCTTAACCTTAGTTGGATTAAGCGGAGTGATCCTTGCCATATTAGGACCCTTAAAGCTGCTACTTTATTGGATTTTAGACGGTGTATTCTTTATCCTGTATTATGTTTTGGCGGTTCCTCTTTGGAAGTTAGTTTCCCTTCTGCCTCCGTTGATCCAATGGATTAAAAAATTGTTCAACATACAAGAAGGCGGAAAGGTGAAACTGGGTAATAAGACAGAGGAAGTATTAGAACAGCGTCCTGAAACGCTCGCGGAATCTCCGGTGCTTCTATACACAACAATCGCGATTCTTATCATCATCGTCGTCTTCTTTCTTTGGAAAAAGAGGAATGTTTTCAACAATCAGTCCAACTTATTGCTAAACGGAAACATTTCAGTTCTCGACGATTCTTTTGCTAACCAACAATCGGTCGGAAAAAAAAGATGGCTGCAATCAAAAGACAGAACGAGAAAGAAATTTTTACAATTTGAAAAACTAATGGATAAAAAGGGATTTGGAAGAGAACCCGGTGAATCCGCATCGAATTGGTTTATGAGACTTGATCTATTCGGAAAAGAGGCAGATTCTGTTTTAGACGCTTATGAAAAAGTACGTTACGGTGAAGAGAGTATTTCAGATACTGAGTACAAACAGTATGTAGATGCATTAAAAAATTTCGAGAAGTCAGAGCACTTGAAGAAGCCAAAGTAA